One window of Atribacter laminatus genomic DNA carries:
- a CDS encoding MFS transporter gives MTFTKTHFVGYLGFVSLGLANTIIGPAIPSLINEFGMSFSLVGALFFVQGVFYFISVLSSGVASDFFGKKPFLLIGATLMASGLIAFILGRNEIALFFSIALIGTGVGALDGGLNGLFIDISGDQKGIGLGLLHMCFGIGALSGPLIFTFASASLLNWRLAFLFTACLPILFFLLLFPIHLSKVGKEETMRFSDVTMLLKNRIIIQLLLLLFVYVGAEQVIAGWLPTYLINTRNVSHSIGSFTLSLFFIGLTIGRLLTGLISDKVGYSRTLVLLSLGSAVFFALVFTIQAINPVVIIFILLGFFLSGIYPTVMAQAGSIFPQYSGTISGVLTAAGGIGGMLMPLGMGLVSEYAGLQVGLFVPLISTIIMFFLSVLSFNYLKKRIQG, from the coding sequence ATGACTTTCACTAAAACACACTTTGTTGGATATCTGGGATTTGTCTCATTAGGCCTTGCAAACACGATAATTGGTCCGGCTATTCCCAGTTTAATAAATGAATTTGGGATGAGCTTCTCGCTTGTAGGGGCTCTTTTTTTTGTACAAGGTGTATTTTATTTTATTTCGGTTTTATCGTCTGGAGTAGCGTCAGATTTTTTTGGTAAGAAACCTTTTCTGCTTATTGGTGCGACCTTGATGGCTTCGGGCTTAATAGCTTTTATTTTGGGGAGAAATGAAATCGCGCTCTTTTTTTCAATAGCACTTATTGGAACAGGAGTGGGAGCCTTAGATGGTGGATTGAATGGTTTGTTTATCGATATATCAGGAGATCAAAAAGGAATTGGTTTAGGGTTACTCCATATGTGCTTTGGAATTGGAGCGTTGAGTGGACCGCTCATTTTTACTTTTGCTTCTGCGTCTTTATTAAATTGGAGACTGGCCTTTCTCTTTACTGCGTGTCTTCCGATTCTATTTTTCCTTTTATTATTTCCCATTCATCTATCAAAAGTGGGTAAAGAAGAAACAATGAGATTTTCAGATGTTACCATGTTATTGAAGAATAGGATTATTATCCAACTCTTATTGCTTCTTTTTGTCTATGTGGGAGCCGAACAAGTAATTGCTGGTTGGCTTCCTACCTATTTAATTAACACACGAAACGTATCTCATTCGATCGGATCGTTTACTCTTTCTTTATTTTTTATCGGTTTAACAATTGGGAGACTTTTAACCGGTTTAATCTCAGATAAGGTGGGTTACTCGAGAACTTTGGTTTTGTTGAGTTTAGGTTCGGCAGTATTTTTTGCACTTGTTTTTACCATTCAAGCAATCAATCCAGTTGTAATAATCTTTATTTTGTTAGGTTTCTTTTTATCTGGGATCTATCCAACCGTTATGGCTCAAGCCGGTTCTATTTTCCCTCAATATAGTGGCACAATCTCGGGCGTTCTAACTGCTGCAGGTGGAATTGGTGGAATGCTCATGCCTCTTGGTATGGGTTTGGTTTCTGAGTATGCCGGTTTACAAGTGGGTCTTTTCGTTCCCCTTATTTCCACAATCATCATGTTTTTCTTGTCAGTCTTATCATTTAACTATTTAAAGAAAAGAATACAGGGTTAA
- a CDS encoding DUF3221 domain-containing protein, with the protein MNSKKHIALYIILFFSIFLFTGCCPNQQFPPNSDDQVDIRGTILNIVPTQVKSDILGTIYVEGPLYEDTSYDKAYISITSSTQIFKIDNLLSSSSQFIPIPFIELQTGMIVEVTFTGPVLESYPVQATAKKIVVFDTFAQ; encoded by the coding sequence ATGAACTCTAAAAAACATATTGCTCTTTATATTATACTATTTTTTTCTATTTTCCTTTTTACCGGTTGTTGTCCAAACCAACAATTCCCACCCAATTCAGATGACCAAGTTGATATTCGTGGAACTATTCTCAATATTGTTCCTACTCAAGTTAAATCTGATATTTTAGGAACTATATATGTGGAAGGCCCTCTCTATGAAGATACTTCTTACGATAAAGCTTATATATCAATCACCTCTTCAACCCAAATTTTTAAAATTGACAATCTACTTTCTTCTAGTAGTCAATTCATTCCTATTCCATTTATTGAACTGCAAACTGGGATGATTGTTGAAGTGACATTCACAGGGCCTGTTTTAGAATCCTATCCGGTTCAAGCTACTGCAAAAAAAATCGTAGTGTTTGATACTTTCGCTCAATAA
- a CDS encoding helix-turn-helix domain-containing protein encodes MASYTIREAAKATGVSEGTVRRLIKIGKLSAEKEKGVYRIPVEAVQSYLADKGKSETKAEAPKVIKPKPVDDKLYQEMKDRISFLEEELKNCRSLVEKLTSKAFPEDKPPDNRGAVKRMVEWFVGKKE; translated from the coding sequence ATGGCAAGTTATACCATACGAGAAGCTGCAAAAGCTACTGGTGTATCGGAAGGAACAGTAAGACGCTTAATAAAAATTGGAAAGCTATCGGCTGAAAAAGAAAAGGGTGTATATCGTATTCCCGTAGAGGCTGTACAGAGTTACCTGGCTGATAAGGGTAAAAGCGAGACGAAGGCAGAAGCTCCTAAAGTTATCAAACCAAAACCAGTGGATGACAAGCTATATCAGGAAATGAAAGACCGAATTTCATTTTTAGAAGAAGAATTGAAAAACTGCCGAAGTTTGGTTGAGAAATTAACTTCCAAAGCTTTTCCTGAGGATAAACCACCAGATAATCGTGGTGCCGTAAAAAGGATGGTTGAATGGTTTGTAGGGAAAAAAGAATGA
- a CDS encoding OsmC family protein, with protein sequence MLNRTAQAIWEGNLKDGRGTMEFGGGAFKGNYSFASRFENGKGTNPEELIAAAHSGCFAMALSHMLAEAGFTPERVSATAKVSLEKVDDGFKITASHLDCIAKVPNISQEKFMAIAEDAKKGCPVSVLLSNIKITLNARLEN encoded by the coding sequence ATGTTAAATAGAACAGCTCAAGCAATCTGGGAAGGAAACCTTAAAGATGGACGGGGAACCATGGAATTCGGAGGAGGCGCTTTCAAAGGAAATTATTCTTTTGCCTCTCGTTTTGAAAATGGCAAAGGCACCAATCCTGAAGAATTAATTGCTGCTGCCCATTCCGGATGTTTCGCCATGGCTTTATCCCATATGCTGGCCGAAGCTGGATTTACCCCTGAACGGGTTTCGGCTACAGCAAAAGTGAGTTTGGAAAAAGTTGATGACGGTTTCAAAATCACCGCTAGTCACCTCGATTGTATTGCAAAAGTTCCAAACATAAGTCAGGAAAAATTCATGGCTATCGCCGAAGATGCAAAAAAAGGATGCCCGGTGAGCGTTTTACTCTCTAACATCAAAATTACTCTTAATGCTCGCCTCGAAAACTAA
- a CDS encoding glycoside hydrolase family 26 protein → MGLIYKHSRLLGFLLITFLFFNFANEGFAQKPAKISLPPSGYLYHGVYPGPEDLSGEENLITLKSLELYETAVRKKAAWIYFSHEWSQGEDFPVDTISWIQEHGSVPFIRLMLRYKPQQNIKERVYTLDKIIQGDFDETLQAWAIAALNYQDPLIVEYGTEINGEWFPWNAKWYGKKKGAEKFKQAYRHIIDVMRNEKAYNITWVYHVNNLDLPDEEWNRLEKYYPGNDYIDWIGVSIYGAQTPLSDDWPIFQKALDAVYPRLVELAPDKPIVILEFAMTSGHPHGNQAQWTKGALENLCLNRWPAVIGFSWWNEAWENDDDPAHNTNMRVQENAGLTQIFQKYVGENDQVLDKLILEYR, encoded by the coding sequence ATGGGATTGATTTATAAACATTCCCGTTTGCTTGGATTCCTTTTGATTACTTTTCTTTTCTTCAACTTCGCTAACGAAGGATTTGCTCAAAAACCAGCAAAAATTAGTCTTCCCCCTTCAGGCTATTTATATCATGGTGTCTATCCCGGCCCCGAGGACTTAAGTGGAGAAGAAAATCTTATTACACTGAAAAGTTTGGAGCTTTACGAAACAGCGGTGAGGAAAAAAGCGGCCTGGATATATTTTTCTCACGAATGGTCTCAAGGTGAGGATTTCCCCGTTGATACTATTTCCTGGATTCAAGAACACGGATCGGTTCCCTTTATACGACTCATGCTTCGTTATAAACCACAACAAAATATCAAAGAAAGAGTTTATACCCTCGATAAAATAATTCAAGGGGACTTTGATGAAACTCTGCAAGCTTGGGCTATTGCTGCTCTTAATTATCAGGATCCACTAATCGTCGAATATGGAACCGAAATAAATGGTGAGTGGTTCCCCTGGAATGCTAAATGGTATGGAAAAAAGAAGGGAGCTGAGAAATTTAAGCAAGCCTATCGTCATATTATCGACGTAATGAGAAATGAAAAAGCCTACAACATAACCTGGGTTTACCACGTCAACAACTTAGACTTACCTGATGAGGAATGGAATCGTTTGGAAAAATATTATCCTGGTAATGATTACATTGATTGGATTGGTGTAAGTATATATGGAGCTCAAACACCCCTGTCCGATGATTGGCCAATATTTCAAAAAGCATTGGATGCGGTCTATCCGCGATTGGTTGAACTTGCTCCAGATAAACCGATTGTAATTCTTGAATTTGCTATGACTTCTGGGCATCCCCATGGTAACCAAGCTCAATGGACAAAAGGTGCTTTGGAAAACCTTTGCCTGAATCGCTGGCCAGCAGTGATTGGTTTTTCCTGGTGGAATGAGGCCTGGGAAAATGATGATGACCCTGCTCATAATACCAATATGCGAGTTCAAGAAAATGCTGGACTAACTCAAATATTCCAAAAATATGTTGGTGAGAATGATCAGGTTTTAGACAAGTTGATCTTGGAATATCGCTAA
- a CDS encoding IS481 family transposase: MPWTEVHKVDLRQELIYRYLNKEKVTDLCREYGISRKTAYKFIHRFQAFGLDGLKDQSRRPHHLAGQTDALTEQMILDTKFKHPSWGAKKLKPALERQYPDIVFPAISTISAILSRHGLVRSHPRRLRRSVPTSQLRTSHEPNEIWCVDFKGQFRTQDRKYCYPLTITDHYSRYLLACEALSSPSIQESLPVFKECFSTYGLPQVIRSDNGSPFASLHSPFGLTQLSVWLVKLGIILERIDPGHPEQNSRHERMHRTLKEEACQKPATNLFTQQDRFETFKTIYNTVRPHEAINQETPASWYHKSDRPYPKTLSDCEYPHHTLTRKVDSSGRISLYGNRLIRISKVFAGELLGFKDYTHSWLVSFSTYDIGIIDKKTLTFESTEIQDD; this comes from the coding sequence ATGCCATGGACGGAGGTACACAAAGTGGATCTCAGACAAGAATTGATTTATCGTTATCTCAACAAGGAAAAGGTGACAGATTTGTGTCGAGAATATGGAATCTCTCGAAAAACCGCCTATAAGTTTATTCATCGTTTTCAAGCCTTTGGTTTGGATGGACTTAAAGATCAATCCCGACGTCCTCATCACCTGGCGGGTCAAACTGATGCCCTGACCGAGCAAATGATTCTGGATACCAAATTCAAGCATCCCAGTTGGGGAGCTAAAAAGCTCAAGCCCGCCTTGGAAAGACAGTATCCCGATATTGTCTTTCCAGCAATCAGTACCATCAGTGCCATCTTATCTCGCCATGGACTGGTGAGATCACACCCTCGTCGATTGAGAAGAAGTGTGCCAACCAGTCAACTTCGAACCAGCCATGAACCCAATGAGATCTGGTGTGTCGACTTTAAAGGACAATTTCGAACCCAAGATCGGAAATACTGTTATCCTTTAACCATCACCGATCACTATAGCCGGTATCTCCTTGCCTGTGAAGCTCTTTCCTCTCCCAGCATTCAAGAATCCCTTCCGGTCTTCAAAGAGTGCTTTTCCACATATGGTCTTCCCCAGGTGATCCGCAGTGATAACGGGAGTCCCTTTGCTTCTCTTCACTCTCCCTTTGGACTCACTCAACTCTCGGTGTGGTTAGTGAAACTCGGCATCATCTTAGAGCGCATTGATCCGGGACATCCAGAACAAAATAGCCGTCATGAACGGATGCACCGCACCTTAAAAGAAGAGGCCTGTCAAAAACCAGCCACCAATCTTTTCACCCAACAAGACCGCTTTGAAACCTTTAAAACCATCTATAACACCGTACGACCCCATGAAGCAATCAACCAAGAAACCCCAGCTTCCTGGTACCACAAAAGTGACCGGCCCTATCCAAAAACCTTAAGTGATTGTGAATATCCTCATCATACGCTCACTCGTAAAGTCGATTCCTCAGGACGGATTTCTCTTTATGGCAACCGTCTGATCAGAATCAGTAAAGTCTTTGCTGGTGAACTTCTCGGATTCAAAGACTATACTCATTCCTGGTTAGTTAGTTTCTCTACCTATGATATTGGTATAATTGATAAAAAGACCCTTACTTTTGAATCAACGGAGATTCAAGATGATTAA
- a CDS encoding Ig-like domain-containing protein — translation MSRRKILLTGILVVALVVCLLTTQSIFAQTKFNLNSDIYLSIPRSHSVNISIDRGQDSTYFIDDPIIIRYGARKTGYINIFDYSPDGSVLLLVKNQEIIAGSNLILNRKVKGPTGIERLIILFTPKPVGENELKVFIESPHQSNRYFPLSFVNHTHFNVADRNPRAPNITLEPSQFIIEPGSCYDITAQLTFHNGQPVQNSPVDWSTDYGTLNTKSNLTDNNGKAKVTYQAPESSQIKTAVITAFSPGHAGIPPTSAKAIVNITSRTRSTEIIVSPSSFSSQPRENIQFTVTLQDTCGNPISDRTLYWSSNIDNLNESSAITNISGQVTISFIAPEVNEETPIDLTIEFLGANGLCSSKITISGNIKPVSSITP, via the coding sequence ATGAGTAGAAGAAAAATTTTACTCACTGGAATTTTGGTTGTAGCTTTAGTGGTTTGTTTATTAACCACTCAATCAATTTTTGCCCAAACAAAATTTAATTTAAATTCCGATATATATCTTTCTATTCCCCGATCTCATTCGGTGAATATTTCGATTGATCGAGGACAAGATTCAACTTATTTTATTGATGATCCAATCATAATTCGCTATGGAGCAAGAAAAACTGGTTATATTAATATTTTTGATTACTCTCCCGATGGAAGTGTTTTATTGTTAGTAAAAAACCAGGAAATCATTGCCGGTTCGAATTTAATATTGAATAGAAAAGTTAAAGGACCAACGGGTATTGAACGATTGATAATCCTTTTCACCCCAAAACCAGTTGGGGAAAATGAATTAAAAGTATTTATCGAATCACCTCACCAGAGTAACCGATATTTTCCTCTTTCATTCGTAAACCATACCCATTTCAATGTTGCCGATCGGAATCCACGAGCCCCAAATATAACTCTTGAACCTTCTCAATTTATCATTGAACCAGGTTCTTGCTATGACATAACCGCCCAACTTACCTTTCACAACGGTCAACCTGTTCAAAATAGCCCTGTGGATTGGTCAACCGACTATGGAACGCTGAATACCAAATCCAATCTAACAGATAATAACGGCAAAGCTAAGGTCACTTACCAAGCTCCCGAATCAAGCCAAATAAAAACCGCTGTCATAACGGCTTTTTCACCTGGTCATGCTGGAATACCGCCTACAAGCGCGAAAGCAATAGTGAATATTACAAGTAGGACTCGTTCTACTGAAATCATTGTAAGCCCTTCGAGTTTTTCTTCTCAACCTAGAGAAAATATTCAATTTACAGTAACCCTTCAGGATACTTGCGGTAACCCAATCAGCGACAGAACCCTTTATTGGTCTTCAAATATCGATAATTTGAACGAATCATCAGCAATAACCAATATCTCAGGACAAGTTACAATTTCTTTTATCGCTCCTGAAGTAAATGAAGAAACACCTATTGACTTAACAATAGAATTTCTTGGGGCAAACGGTCTATGCTCTTCTAAAATTACCATTTCTGGAAATATAAAACCGGTTTCCTCAATTACTCCTTAA
- a CDS encoding heavy metal translocating P-type ATPase produces the protein MNHRNHHLSSTEWPNNKKFSQSSPTHHTNHNQHAGHDVKMFRNKFWVSLIISIPALLWDPMIQQWFKYQSPSFPGSTFIPALFGTIVFIYGGWVFLQGAFGELSRKTPGMMTLIALALNVAFFYSIAVMLGLKGHTLWWELATLVTIMLLGHWIEMRSISQAQGALQELAKLLPDTAVLLTDDESTQEVPVEQLQEGDFILIRPGASIPVDGMVHSGKSSVNEAMITGESKPVGKKEGDKVIAGTVNGEGSLRVKVVGIGEKTTLAGIMRLVEQAQSSRSRAQALADRAAFYLTLVAIGSGLITLIGWLLSGTSLDFTITRVVTVLVIACPHALGLAIPLVIAISTTLGARNGLLVRDRRGLEEARNLDIVVFDKTGTLTMGEHRVVQTVTDKSIGNEEALRLAAAVERDSEHPIARALQKSAEAIGVEIPRSQNFRAIPGQGVQAQVEGREIQVGGPSLLKNNNLNIPKEFNEAAIHFGESGQAAIYLVEGEKILAVFAIADAIRPESYEAIHNLHQLGIQSAMLTGDSEAVAETVAKELDINLVFAQVLPEDKAKKVQDLQKQGKRVAMVGDGVNDAPALVTADVGIAIGAGTDVAVEAGDVVLVRSDPRDVPRIVTLSKASYRKMNQNLWWAAGYNIIAIPLAAGVLAWAGIILAPAIGAVLMSLSTVIVSINAQLLKRIKL, from the coding sequence ATGAACCATAGAAATCACCATCTTTCTTCAACAGAATGGCCAAATAATAAAAAATTTAGCCAATCGTCTCCTACTCATCACACCAACCACAATCAGCATGCTGGTCATGATGTGAAAATGTTTCGGAATAAATTTTGGGTAAGTCTAATCATTTCCATACCAGCACTTCTATGGGATCCAATGATCCAACAATGGTTTAAATATCAATCACCCTCTTTTCCTGGTTCCACTTTTATTCCTGCTCTTTTTGGAACCATCGTCTTTATCTATGGTGGCTGGGTGTTCCTCCAGGGAGCGTTTGGTGAGCTCTCAAGGAAGACCCCGGGAATGATGACCCTTATTGCGCTGGCTCTCAATGTTGCGTTTTTTTACAGTATAGCGGTGATGTTGGGTTTGAAAGGGCATACTCTCTGGTGGGAGTTGGCAACCCTGGTCACGATTATGCTTCTCGGGCACTGGATTGAAATGAGGTCAATCTCTCAAGCTCAGGGGGCACTCCAAGAATTAGCCAAACTATTACCGGATACCGCGGTTCTTCTCACTGATGATGAATCGACTCAAGAAGTACCAGTTGAACAATTACAAGAAGGAGACTTCATATTAATTCGCCCTGGAGCGAGCATCCCTGTCGACGGGATGGTACATAGCGGTAAGAGCTCAGTCAATGAAGCCATGATTACCGGTGAATCGAAACCGGTCGGAAAAAAGGAAGGCGATAAGGTCATCGCCGGTACGGTAAACGGTGAAGGCTCTCTTCGGGTGAAGGTTGTTGGAATTGGCGAAAAGACAACTCTCGCTGGAATCATGCGGCTTGTTGAACAGGCGCAATCTTCCCGTTCTCGTGCTCAAGCGTTAGCTGATCGGGCAGCTTTTTATCTCACTTTAGTGGCAATTGGATCAGGTTTGATCACCCTCATTGGCTGGCTACTCTCTGGAACCAGCCTCGATTTTACGATTACTCGCGTGGTGACTGTGTTAGTTATTGCTTGTCCCCACGCTCTGGGATTAGCGATCCCACTGGTGATTGCCATTTCCACAACTCTGGGAGCTCGCAATGGTCTTTTGGTTCGTGACCGTCGAGGATTAGAAGAAGCCAGAAATCTTGACATTGTGGTATTCGACAAAACCGGTACTTTAACAATGGGTGAGCATCGGGTAGTCCAAACCGTAACCGATAAAAGTATAGGCAACGAAGAAGCTCTGCGCCTTGCGGCAGCAGTCGAGAGAGATTCCGAACACCCTATTGCCAGAGCTCTTCAAAAAAGTGCCGAAGCAATTGGGGTTGAAATTCCTCGTTCTCAAAACTTTCGAGCCATTCCAGGACAGGGGGTGCAAGCTCAAGTAGAAGGCCGCGAAATTCAGGTTGGAGGACCATCACTTTTAAAGAATAATAATTTGAATATTCCGAAAGAATTCAATGAGGCAGCTATTCATTTCGGTGAATCTGGGCAAGCGGCAATTTACTTGGTTGAAGGAGAAAAAATTCTTGCGGTATTTGCCATAGCCGACGCCATTCGTCCCGAATCGTATGAGGCTATTCACAATCTACACCAGTTGGGTATTCAATCAGCGATGTTAACCGGAGATTCCGAGGCGGTTGCTGAAACAGTGGCCAAGGAATTAGATATTAACCTGGTTTTTGCCCAAGTTCTTCCCGAAGACAAAGCCAAGAAAGTCCAAGACTTACAAAAACAAGGGAAAAGAGTTGCCATGGTGGGAGATGGCGTAAATGATGCGCCAGCTTTGGTAACCGCTGATGTCGGAATCGCTATCGGTGCTGGAACTGACGTTGCCGTCGAAGCCGGTGACGTGGTACTGGTTCGCTCTGATCCTCGTGATGTCCCACGAATTGTAACCCTCAGTAAAGCATCCTACCGGAAGATGAACCAAAACCTTTGGTGGGCGGCAGGATATAACATTATTGCCATTCCGCTTGCTGCAGGAGTTTTAGCCTGGGCTGGGATTATCCTGGCTCCGGCAATTGGTGCAGTACTCATGTCGTTGAGTACTGTGATAGTTTCAATTAATGCTCAATTGCTAAAACGTATTAAACTCTAA
- the mgtE gene encoding magnesium transporter encodes MLTGMMNEMEELQQKINELLEQKNFFEIKGLINDLHPADVAELMTFFDRDDQVVLFRLLKKDVAIAVFEQLDFEHQENLLNSFTDDKVSEILNVMSPDDRTELFDELPAKVVRKLLFLLNSDQREMASILLGYRENSAGRIMNPGYIDLKEHYTIDQALERIRKLSPPEDMIYTAYVTDYQRHLIGSVTLRDLVLSPPEKVVDDIMDTDIIFVKTDDDQELVARTIQKYDLLSLPVVDHEQRLVGAVTVDDAIDIIEEEATEDIHRLAAIQTPEDEYLHSSVVQKVRDRLFWLVALLLGGMVTSFVIQNQSVLIQTVVSLSFFIPALIDTGGNVGSQSTTIMVRGIALNEVDSRNIFKIIIMESLIGSLLGGMLGLVGFFRVVLLREPVLIGIIVGLAIWVVVFISNLLGMILPLLLKKLKFDPALSATPVITTIVDVIGVFLYFQIARIFMKF; translated from the coding sequence ATGCTCACCGGGATGATGAACGAAATGGAAGAATTGCAACAGAAGATAAATGAGCTATTGGAGCAGAAGAATTTTTTCGAAATAAAAGGCCTTATTAACGATCTCCATCCAGCAGACGTGGCAGAGTTAATGACTTTTTTTGATCGGGATGACCAGGTCGTTCTCTTCCGCTTATTAAAAAAAGATGTGGCAATTGCTGTTTTCGAGCAATTGGACTTTGAGCATCAAGAAAACCTCCTTAATAGTTTCACTGATGATAAAGTTTCTGAAATTTTAAATGTAATGTCACCCGATGACCGAACGGAACTTTTTGATGAGTTGCCGGCTAAGGTGGTCAGAAAATTGCTTTTTCTTTTAAATTCCGATCAACGAGAAATGGCGAGTATTCTCCTCGGTTACCGGGAAAATTCAGCCGGCCGAATTATGAACCCGGGGTATATCGACTTAAAAGAACATTATACAATTGACCAAGCTTTAGAGCGGATACGAAAACTCTCCCCCCCTGAAGATATGATTTATACCGCATACGTGACCGATTATCAGCGACATCTCATTGGTAGTGTTACCCTTCGAGACCTGGTTCTTTCTCCACCAGAGAAAGTGGTGGATGATATCATGGATACCGATATCATTTTTGTGAAAACTGATGATGATCAGGAACTGGTTGCTCGGACCATCCAAAAATATGATTTATTATCTCTGCCGGTGGTTGACCATGAGCAACGTTTAGTGGGAGCTGTTACTGTAGATGATGCTATTGATATCATTGAAGAAGAAGCCACTGAAGATATCCATCGTTTGGCTGCAATTCAAACTCCTGAAGATGAGTATCTCCATTCCAGTGTCGTGCAAAAAGTTCGGGACCGATTATTCTGGTTGGTTGCTTTGCTTCTAGGAGGGATGGTAACCAGCTTTGTTATTCAAAATCAATCGGTACTCATTCAGACAGTCGTATCACTCTCTTTTTTCATACCAGCATTAATTGATACCGGAGGAAATGTTGGAAGTCAATCCACCACAATAATGGTTCGGGGAATTGCTCTCAACGAGGTTGATTCTAGGAATATTTTTAAAATAATCATAATGGAATCGTTAATTGGTAGTCTTTTGGGTGGTATGCTCGGATTAGTTGGCTTTTTTAGAGTAGTTCTTCTACGTGAACCAGTTTTAATTGGTATTATTGTGGGACTGGCAATTTGGGTGGTAGTTTTTATTTCGAACTTATTAGGAATGATTCTTCCTCTTTTACTTAAAAAATTAAAATTTGATCCCGCTTTATCTGCAACACCAGTGATTACTACCATTGTGGATGTAATTGGAGTTTTTCTCTATTTTCAAATCGCTCGAATATTCATGAAGTTTTAA
- a CDS encoding VOC family protein: MKVTKQKIVPHLWFDREAKEAAKFYCSVFPDSKITSITTLHNTPSGNTDIVLFEFWGYKFQAINAGPLFKFNPSISFMINFDPSQDKEARQRIDKVWASLMEGGKAFMPLDKYPFSERYGWVQDRYGLSWQLIYTNPEGEERPLIIPSLLFVGDSYGKAEEASDFYLSVFKNTKRGTIARYPAGMEPDQEGMVMFTDFKLEGQWFAAMDSAREHGYNFNEAISFMVFCEDQEEIDYYWDKLSAVPEAEQCGWLKDKYGLSWQIVPAVMDKMMQDQDPEKINRVTQAFLKMKKFDLATLQRAYDGN; this comes from the coding sequence ATGAAAGTGACCAAACAAAAGATCGTTCCACACCTGTGGTTTGACAGAGAAGCGAAAGAAGCTGCTAAATTCTACTGTTCTGTCTTTCCCGATTCAAAAATAACCAGCATCACGACGCTGCATAACACACCCTCGGGAAACACCGATATCGTGTTGTTTGAATTCTGGGGGTACAAGTTTCAAGCTATTAATGCCGGGCCGCTTTTTAAATTCAACCCCTCGATTTCTTTTATGATTAATTTTGATCCATCACAGGACAAAGAAGCAAGGCAACGTATAGATAAAGTCTGGGCTAGCCTTATGGAAGGCGGCAAAGCATTCATGCCGCTTGATAAATATCCATTCAGTGAACGTTATGGGTGGGTGCAGGACAGATATGGACTTTCCTGGCAGCTTATCTATACCAATCCCGAAGGTGAGGAGCGGCCATTGATCATCCCCTCGCTTTTGTTTGTTGGAGACAGCTATGGCAAGGCTGAAGAGGCATCAGATTTTTATCTTTCAGTATTTAAAAATACCAAGCGCGGCACAATTGCCCGTTATCCTGCTGGCATGGAACCAGACCAAGAAGGAATGGTTATGTTTACTGATTTTAAACTTGAAGGACAATGGTTTGCTGCTATGGATAGCGCACGCGAGCACGGTTATAATTTTAATGAAGCAATTTCGTTTATGGTGTTCTGTGAAGACCAAGAAGAGATTGATTACTATTGGGATAAACTTTCCGCTGTTCCAGAGGCCGAGCAATGTGGCTGGCTTAAAGACAAGTATGGTCTCTCATGGCAGATCGTACCGGCTGTCATGGATAAAATGATGCAAGATCAGGACCCTGAAAAAATTAACCGAGTTACTCAAGCATTTCTCAAGATGAAGAAATTCGATCTCGCTACCCTGCAAAGGGCATATGATGGTAACTAA
- a CDS encoding ACT domain-containing protein produces the protein MSGIVELEQLLFSMNPKLMDEEFVFCTVSNDVSDYIELNPLATFRENEGLTLVLTKEAAIDAGLSFENTFKQITLTVHSSLDAVGLTAAVASKLASKGISANIIAAYYHDHIFVPTEKAAHALSALKEFISA, from the coding sequence ATGAGTGGAATAGTTGAATTAGAACAATTGCTATTTTCAATGAACCCCAAACTCATGGACGAAGAGTTCGTGTTTTGTACGGTATCGAATGATGTTTCTGATTATATCGAGCTAAATCCATTAGCAACATTTCGAGAAAACGAAGGTTTAACCTTAGTTTTAACCAAAGAAGCAGCAATTGATGCTGGCTTGTCGTTTGAAAACACCTTCAAACAAATTACTTTGACAGTGCATTCAAGTCTTGATGCAGTAGGTTTAACCGCAGCGGTTGCTTCAAAGTTGGCTTCAAAAGGCATTAGTGCAAATATAATAGCAGCCTATTATCATGATCATATTTTCGTACCAACAGAAAAGGCAGCTCATGCCTTATCTGCTTTAAAAGAGTTCATCAGTGCTTAA